Genomic DNA from Desulfonema ishimotonii:
TCATGCAGATTCCGCACATGACGCCGGGCTTTCCGTCCCATATCCCGGCGAAGTTCTTTATTTAATATAAGGACCTCAAGGGTATGGTCAAACAGATCTTCGTCAAACGGCGGAACCAGAAAGCCGGTTTTCCGGTCGGCCACGACTTCGGGAATGCCGCCGTTATCAAAGGCCACCACCGGCAGGCCACAGGACTGGCTTTCCAGAAAAACCATGCCCAGGGATTCCCGGATGCCGGGAAAGGCGAACAGATCGCCCGCACTGTAAAACCGGTGCATCTCTGCTCTCGGCACTTTGCCGACAAAGCGAATCCGTCCGGCACAGGGACGGGCAAGGGCCGCCAGCCGTCTCCGCTCTTTGCCGTCTCCGGCAACGACCAGGTGAAACCGGAGTCCCCGCTGCATCAGCCGGGCACAGGAACGGATGACCCACGCCAGTCCCTCGGTCTTCACATCGGGCCGGAACATGGCCGCAGACAGCACGACCGGCTCATCGCCCACCCCCCATGCCCGCCGGAGGGCGTCCCGTGCCCTGGGGTCAGACCGGAAGTCTTCCGGGAAAATGCCCGGCCCGATATGGCTCAGCCGGGATTCCGGCAGGAGACGTCTCAGATTTTTCAGATCTTCGAGCCGGTTGGTAAACACATGACGGGCCGACCGCAGCGCATGGGTGTTCAGGAGATAGCCGGGCAGGGTGTTCAGCTTTTTGCGCCGTTTGGTGGAGAAGATGCCCTGAAAGATCACGTAGGGGATGCCGCTCTGCCGGGCCACATAAGGCCCCAGCACGTCCGGGGCCTTGTAATAGGTGTGATAGGTGAGCCAGAGGTCCGGCCTGTTGCGGATTATCTGTCGGCGGGACCGGCGGTATTCGCGGATCACCCCGGGCCATTGCCACGGCTTCCGGTAGATCCACCGGGTCCGCATCCGGCTGACCGTCCGGATATCGTGGCCCCGACCTGCGAGAAAATGGTACAGTCCGCTGGCTATAACCCGGTCCCCCGAAGGATGGGGATGGCCGAGGGGCTTGAACGGTGCGTAAAAGGCGATGCGCATAGTGGGATAATGCCGAGCCTCAGCCCTGACGCCGGATTTTTTTCTGAAGAATCTGCCGGATCTCCTGTTGGGTTATATGCATCGGCAATCCCATCACCACCGTTTTTTCCGCAGATGTTTTCAGGATGATAACGCTCATTTTATGGTTCCGCCACGTCAGGGTGTCAAAGCGGTATGACCGGATTGCGCCATAGTCAAACGACCGGCGGGCATGGGCGATCCTGTAGACAATACCGTTTTCCCTGAAGGTGATCCGGTTTCTGCCAAACAGCCGCCGGAGGATCAGCGCAATAACGACTGCGCTGCCCAGGGCCGGGGGGCCGATGAAATAGATCAGAAGACACTGGCCGGTTGCAAGGTGTTGAACCAGCCCCATTCCCGCGAATGCGAGGATAAAAAACAGGACAAAGACCACATGGGGGGGCCATGCTCATCCAGAAGGGCCGGAACCCCTCTTCCAGCTCCCTGCGGTAGTGATTGAACACCCCGGGCTCTTTCCACTGAAGCAGTTTTGTTCCCGTCATGTGGCTCCGTATTCCCATCCGCCGGATGAATATGTTATCGGTTTTTTTCGGCCCTGTCCGCCAGGGCGTTCCCTGATCACCTGCGATTTCTCCCGCAGAACAACCGCCTTCCCGCAGCCGTGTCAGGCCCTGTTTTGCAGCAGGGGCTGTTCATTCCGGTAAATGGCCCCCAGCGCCTGAATCAGCTTTCTGTTGTCAAACTCCCGGCGGACAAGCGCTCCGGCGGCCCGGATGATGTGTTTTCTCAGGCCGGTATCGCGCAGCAGACGAAGCATCGCTTCGGCCATCGCCCCGGGATGGCCGGGGCTCACCAGCAGTCCGGTCTCCCCGTCTCTTATCAGTTCGGGAATGGCCGATACCCGTGTGCTGACAACCGGCACGCCCATTGCCATCGCCTCCGTAAAGACGTTGGGGATGCCGTCCCGGTCGCCGTTGGCGGCCTGTTCACACCCCAGCACAAAGAGGTCGGCCGCCCGGTAATGGGCCAGAACCTTTTCATGGGGCAGGGTGCCCAGCCAGCGGCAACAGTCGGTGAGGCCGAGTTCGCCGATCAGCGCCAGTATTTTCTCCCGGTCATCCCCGTCGCCGATGAGGGTGTGTTGAAACGTGATCCCCTGATCCCTCAGCAGGCGGAGCGCTTTGTAGACGGTGGGCAGTCCCTTTTTGGGGACCATGCGGGCCACGGTCATCAGCCGGTACGGTTCGGCCGGCGCAGCCGGTTCGCCGTCACCGTTGAACAGCCCCACGTCGATGCCGTGATATACCCGGTAGAGCGGTGTCCCTGCCCCGTTTCCCAGGCCTGCCAGATGACGCCGGTTATACTCGGTGCAGGTCGCCACAAAGCGGGCCATGCCGATTTTTTCCCGGAGCTGGCGGGGATCCGATGTGTAGATATCCTTGGCGTGGCCCGTAAAGCTGAAGGGCAGCCCGCTCAGCCGGCTGGCGAACATGGCCACCGATGTGGGCGAGTGGGCAAAGTGGGCGTGCAGATGGACCACATTCCGGCCCGGCAGGAATTTGTCAACCATGTAGCCCGCCTGGAGCAGATGCTTGAGGGTGGCCGATTTCCGGGTACGCAGAAACCGTCTGAAGGCAACCCGGACGGCCCCGGCATATCTGCGCGGGGCGCACAGGGCCACCCTGAGATTATGGTACAGAAGCTGCGGCAGGGCCTCCAGGATGGTCTGGGGCAGATAATCCACACCGGCCCGGATTTGTCTGACGCTGTCATGGCAAAACGGCTCACGGGGGTGGCGCATGGAAATAATACGGACCGAAAAGCCCATCTGCTCCAGCAGCAGAATCTCGTTGGAGATAAAGGTTTCAGAGATGCGGGGGTAGCCCTTGAGGATCATGCCCAGCACATTTTTTCCGGTTCTGTTCTCTTTCATATCTCTTTATTCCTGAAAGCCCGGAGACGCTGACGCATCACGTCCAGGCCGGTCATCTGAAAGCGGGAGATCGCCTCCTGCCAGGGTTCGGGGTGTTCCAGAAGCCGGGTGACCTTCCGGTTCAGGGCCTCGGGGGAAAGCCGGTTCCACGGGATATAGTCGATCAGGTGCTGCCGGTGAAAGCTCTGTGCCCGGATCAGCTGCTCCCTGCGGGGGGTCTCGCGGGGAATCAGCAGGGTGACGGTTTTCTGGCTCAGAAGCTCACACAGGGTATTGTACCCCCCCATGCTGATGACCAAGTCCGCCGCCGAGAGGATTTTCTCCATCTGCCGGTAGAAATGAAATGCGCGGACGCCCAGCTTTCTGGCCCGCCGGAACACCTTTTTCCGCTCTGATCTGGGCATAAACGGCCCGGTGATCAGAACGCTTTTAAAGGCAACCGGCGGGGGGACGGATTCCAGCATGGAGAGCCAGGCGTCCATGACCGGATAGCCGTCGCCCCCGCCCCCGGTGGTGACCACCACCAGCTTCTGATCCTCCCGGATGCAGTTCCGCCGCCGTTCCTTTGCAACCTCATCCGGCTGGGGAACCTTCCGGGGGATGTAGCCGGTAAAACACATCTTCCGGCTGACGGCCTCCGGGATGGCATATTCGGTTATGGGGTCATAAAACTCGCGGATGCCGTAGACCCATATCTCACTGTAGAGGTCGTTCAGCACCTTATAAATCTGTTTCTTCTCCCAGCTTTTGCGAACCGTTGCCGCATCGTCCATGATATCCCGCAGGCCGAGAATGGTCCGGGTTCCGGGCATACAGCGGCGCATCCATTGCAGGGTGGGCAGCACCTCCTTCTTGAGGCCCAGCGGCTCCTTGTCCACGATAAAGAGGTGGGGCCGGAAGGTTTTGGCGGTCGTGGTGATGATGTTTTTGCGGATATCCAGGGCATGGCGGGGGTTGATTTTGATGGAAAGGGGGAGGTATTCCTCGTTGGTCTTTTTGATCATCCCCGGAATGCGGACAAAGTCGATCTGTTCGGGAAACGAAAAGCGCCCGGCAATGGGTGAGCCGGTCAGGATAAGGATGTTGATATCTGACGCCCGCAGATTTTCGGCAATGGCCATTGTCCGGCGTATATGCCCCAGGCCGTAGGTGTCGTGCGAATACATCAGTATGTTGTAGGTCGAACTTCTGGCCATCCGTTTTTCCGTTTTTCCCCCTTGTGGCGGAGCGGGCTGCCCGCCCACGTCCCAATGCTGTGATATGCTGTCCCGCTTTTATGAAAAGCGGCAGTTGTCCTGTGTGTGATCCGACTGTCGGCCTGATGCCTGCCGACGCGCCTGAACCGCGCACGCCCATCTCTTTTTTAAAGAAAAATCAGGGAAACCTTAAATGTCAGCCCTGCCCTCAGCTGTGAATCCGCACACATCTTAATGCCTTGTCCGGGCCACATTTGCAAAGCTCTCCAATAAAAAACGAATGGCGGCACAAGTCAAGCCATTTTTTCAACTTTACTCCGAGAAGTCCCCTTCCTGAGTGATAGCGAAGGCGGGGGATGAATCGGAGTTTCCGGGGCATCTTTTCACAGAAAAGTGTCCCCGGAAACAGGTTTTTGCTGACCGGTGATTTGTTCTGTGATACAGGCAGTTATATGGAATTCGTCATACGTCGCGCCTATAAATACAGGGTTTATCCCACAAAAGCTCAGATTTCCAATGTGGAGAACCAGTTCTCCATGTGCCGCCATCTGTACAACCGGAGCCTTGCGGAACGGACTGATGCGTATGAAAAAGACGGTACGGCAATTTCTTACAATCAGCAGCAGAACAGCCTGCCGGAGCTGAAAAAGGAACGTCCCTGGTACAAGGGCGTGTATTCCCAGGTTCTTCAGGATGTCCTGAGAAGACTCGACAAAGGCTGTCAGGCGTTTTTCCGCAGAGTAAGGACCGGTGGGAAACCCGGATTTCCGAAATTCAGAAAGCGGGGACAATGGAACAGCATCACCTATCCTCAGTACCGGAAGCGCCCGGACTCCGTTATCACCGTTCCGAAAATCGGCAGGGTGAGACTTGTATATCACCGGCAACTGCCTGAAGATGCCAGAGTTAAGACGCTGACAATTACGAGGGAGGCCGGTAAGTGGTTTGCCTGTTTCCCGGCAGAATTTCCGTTCACTGCCGAGCCTGAACAGGGCCTGACCGATCCCATCGGAACTGACCTCGGTCTTATCGACTTTTTTTATGCCTCTGACGGTTCCCATGTTCCGGTTCCGAAGCATCTCAGAAAAAAAGAAAAGCAGTTAAAACGGTTGCAGCGAAGGCTGGCAAAGTCAGAGAAGCGTTCAGAAAAATATCACAGAATTCTGAAAGCGGTTCGGAAGTGCCATTACCGGATAACGTGCCGGAGATCGGATTTTCTGCATAAGACAGCCAGCGGTCTTCTGAAAAAAAGCGGCCTGATCTTTTATGAAGATCTTCGGATTTCCGACATGATGCGAAGGCCGAAACCGAAACAGGATGAGGACGGAAAATATCTTCCGAACAACGCCTCTGCAAAAGCCGGACTGAATAAATCCATCTCCGATGCGGGATGGGGAAGATTTCCTGACATCCTGAAATATAAAGCTTTGCATCTCGGTAAAAAGACACTTGCCGTACCGCCGCAATATACATCACAGACCTGTTCCGCCTGCGGTAAGATTGTGAAAAAATCCCTGTCTGTCCGTACTCACCGGTGTGCCTGCGGTTTTGTTGCCAACCGTGATCTCAGTGCTGCTCTCAATATTCTGCGTATCGGGATGGATACGCTTCAGGCTCCGACCTGATAGAAGCCCCTTCTGAATCTGTGATTCAGGAGGGGAGCATTCACGAGGGGTCTTTGTAATATTTTTTACGGGGCCAGTGGCACCGGACGGATTTCAAACACGCTGGGCCAGTATTTCCCGGTCACAAAGAGCCGCCGCCCCGCCGCGTCATATGCGATGCCGTTGAGTACGTCCGGCTGCCTGCCGCCCCTTTCTCCGACCTCCAGAAGTCCGGTCAGATCAATCTTTCCCACCACCTGACCGGAATCGGGGGCGATGATCACCACCCTATCGGTCTTCCAGACATTGGCGTAGATTCGGCCCGCCACATACTCCAGTTCATTCAGGCGTCTCACCGGCTGCCCGTTTTCCCGTACCGTTATCCGGCGCACCTCCCTGAAACGGGACGGCTCCAGAAAGCGGAGTACCGCAGAGCCGTTGCTCAGAATCAGATGTTGGCCGTCATGGGCCAGCCCCCACCCTTGGGTGTCATAGGAAAAACGGCGGATCAGACGGAGATCGGCCCGATCGTACACAAACCCGGTTTTGCTGTGCCACGTCAGCTGATACAGCCTGTTCCTGAAAAGGGCCAGCCCCTCTCCGTAAAACTGATCATTCAGCCGGTGACGGCTCAGAATCTTTCCGGTCCGGGGGCAGATCCGGCGCACCGATGAGTGACCGTAACGGCCTGTCCCCTCATACAGAAATCCGTCCGACCAGGCCAGCCCCTGGGTCCATGCATCCGGATCATGGGGAAAGACATGGACAATCTGATAGCCGAAGCGCTGAACCCCCGGAGCGTCCGCAGACAGGACGGGGCCGCTGATCAGGCAGAGACAGCATCCGAGGGCCAGTATGCGCTTCACCGTTCTGATGCCGGAATCAGTGCGCATCACCACTTCCACGGGCGTACCGGCCCAGCAGCCCGGAAACCGCGCCCAGTGTCTCTTCGGCCAGCAGATCCTGCGCATATACCTCGGCATCGGCAAGGGGCAGCCCCCGGATCTGTTCATGAACGGCCAGCAGAGATCCGGGATCAACGCTGAGGGTTCGGATGCCGATGCCGATCAGAAAAGGGATATACTCCGGTTCATGCCCCATTTCACCGCAGACGGAGACATCGGTGCCTGCGCTGACGGCAGCGCGGACAATCCGGGCCAGCCCCCGCAGCACTGCCGGATGCCACGGACGGTAATACTGCGCCACCTTTTCATTGGTCCGGTCCACGGCCAGGGTGTACTGAACAAAGTCGTTGGTCCCGATGGAAAAGAAGTCGGCCTCACGGGCCAGCCCGTCAATGATCTCCACCACAGACGGTACCTCCACCATGATGCCGATGGCCGGGTCGGGGTGGTGGGCCAGTTTTTCCTGCGCCAGCTCGTCAATACACTCACAGACGATCTGCCGGGCCTCGCGGAACTCGTCTATGGATGAGATCATGGGGAACATGATCCGGGGGTGGTCAGCCCCGGCCGCAGCCCGCAAAATGGCCCGGAGCTGCTGCTTGAAAAGATTCCGGTGATACAGAGAGAAGCGGATTGACCGGAGCCCCAGTTCGGGGTTGTCGCCGCTGGTGATGTTGGAATAGGCCAGCACCTTGTCTCCGCCCACGTCCAGTGTCCGTATGGAAACCAGACGTCCCGCCATTCCCTCAAACAGACGCCTGTAGACCACATACTGCTCCTCTTCCGACGGGAAGGTGGGGCGGACAATAAAGGGGAATTCGGTCCGGTAAAGACCGATGCCCTCGGCGTTCAGATCCGTGGCGGTTTTCAGCTCGCTGAGCAGGTTGATGTTGACCAGAAGACGGACCCGGACGCCGTCCCGGGTCTGGGTCATTTCACACAGGGGCTTCTGAGACAGCCCTGCCGCCTCACCGATCTTCTGCTGCTCTTCAATCTGGCGGACCATTTCTTTGTCCGGGTTGACACAGACCGCGCCGAGTCCGCCGTCAATGAGTACCGGCGTCCCCTCGGGCAGGTCCATGAGGCGCGGATCATCGGCAATGACCAGCGGTATCTTCAGCGAGCGCGCCAGGATGGAGACGTGGGAGGTGATCCCCCCTTTGACCAGGATAATCCCCCGGATATCCTCTGAGGCCATCTTCAGTATTTCCGACGGATAGAGTTCTGCGGCGATGACCACCGTCCCCTTATCCGGGCGGGCCGCCTCCTCTGTCTCATGCCAGTGGAGATTTCTGAGGATTCGCCCGGCCAGATCCTCCATGTCGTTGGCCTTTTCGCGGATATAGGCCTGGGGGCTTGAGGAAAAAATACTGATATAGTGCCGGGCCACGGCCCGAACCGCATCCGGGGCCGGAACGCCTTTTTCGATGTGATCCTCAATTTTATTAACGAATTTGGGATCTTTCAGTATCATGAAGTGGGCCGTGAAAATCAGGGATGCGCTTTCGGGCAGGCGCTCTGCAAGCCGCGTCTGAAGGGCCATCAGCTGATCGGAGGTCTTGCGGACGGCGGCGTGAAAATCCGCCTGGGTATAGAGGGTGCATCCGTCGGACCGGCCTGACAGCAGCGCGCCGTGGCTCTTGCGGAAGATGGTGGCCGGCCCGACAGCATAGCCATCCGATGCGGTTTTGCCCCTGATAAAGCGCAGATTTTCAAGGATGCGGATCTCTTCGGGCGATTTGCCGGTCGCCTCATAGAGATCCATCAGGAGACGGGCGTTTTCAATGGCGCTGGCCAGCTGGGAGGCAGAAGCCCGCAGGGCCATCACATCCGCCTCTGTGAAATAGTCGGTCTTTTCGTGCTGCACCACCATCACGCCGATTTTCTGAACGCCCCGCTGAATGGGGACGGCGAGAAAGGATTCAAACCGGTCTTCGTCGGCCTCTTCAAAATACTTGAACAGCGGGTTGCAACTGGCAAACGACTCGCGGATGGGCCGGAGCTGTTCAAAGGTCGTGCCCACAAGCCCCTCTCCGGGCTTCATGCGGATAACCCCGACGGCCCCCTGGTTCAGCCCGAGGGTCGATTTCAGGACCAGTTCCCCGGAATTCTCATCATGTAAATATATTGAACAGACATTTGCCTCCAGGTGCCGGGAAACCAGTTCGACCGCACGCCGGAGAAAGCCTTCAATATCCTGACTTTCCGCCACCAGATTAGATAAATCACTAATATTACAAAGTAAATCAAAATGATCGTGTTTTTTTCTTGTCATATATCGTCCACCTTTACTATGATCAGCGCTCACTGGCTGCCAATTCAGAAACATGGTATTTTCACAGACGCGGAAAACCGCGTTCAATTCCGGTGGGCGCAAATGGATTTCAGATCAGGGGGGCGACTGAGGCGGCGGACAGATGAACCGTCATACCGTCGCAATTTCCCCGCAAAGCCGCGTTGCGCACCCCGTTCCGGAGACATAAGGGACTTTGAAAAAATAAAAATACCGATATCCGTTAACGGTAGGACGGGGTTACGGCCCCGTCAGCGCTATCAGCAGGCAACATTTTTGTTTCGACATCCCTAAGTCCCTAAGCCATTCGGATTCGGTAACACCGAATAATATTCCGAAGTTTCAGACCGCCGGAGATTTTTAAAACAGCTTCTAATATCTAAGTCAAAGCGCCGGAGGTGTCAAACGGACATTGGAAATGTTATCCGCCAGGCAAAGGCGGACATCCCGCTGTCTGAAAAATCCACGGGGTTCGGCTTTCACAGGAATGGCAGTTTTTCAGGCCGGTTATCCTTTTATCTGTTTTTATTGCGGCGTGTCTGACAACTGTTAAAATACCCCGTCACTTGCGACGGAGATTCTTTATGTCGAAGATTTCCGTCCGGTTTTCGACGCGCTTTCCCGTGCCGGATATTAGAAGCTGTTTTAAAAATACCGGCGACTCAGAAACGAAGTGCGAAAATCAAGGCCGGAGGCCGCTTTTTCGCACATTTTGCAAAAGATCCCCCCTTTCGGGGCTTAACTTTTGCACTCCGAATGGGTTTTTAAAACAGCTTCTTAGACTAAAAATAGCAACAGTCACCAAGAGCCGGATCGGACATTATACATTTACAGGAGGTTTTGGGAGCTAAAATGAATTTCAAGGAAAAACAGGCCCAGTTAAACGCCATTTACGCGGGCTTTGAAGCGGCGGCGCGGGAATTTAAAAAGGAGGCGGTCTGCCGTCCGGGGTGTGCCTTCTGCTGCACGGATGTGGGGAGCGTGGATATCACCACCCTCGAAGGGCTGGTCATCCGGGACTGGCTGACAGGTCTTTCCGGCAAGCAAAAGGCCCGGATGAACAAACGCCTGCTCCGCAACCGTCAGGCCAGGGA
This window encodes:
- a CDS encoding glycosyltransferase family 4 protein; the protein is MKENRTGKNVLGMILKGYPRISETFISNEILLLEQMGFSVRIISMRHPREPFCHDSVRQIRAGVDYLPQTILEALPQLLYHNLRVALCAPRRYAGAVRVAFRRFLRTRKSATLKHLLQAGYMVDKFLPGRNVVHLHAHFAHSPTSVAMFASRLSGLPFSFTGHAKDIYTSDPRQLREKIGMARFVATCTEYNRRHLAGLGNGAGTPLYRVYHGIDVGLFNGDGEPAAPAEPYRLMTVARMVPKKGLPTVYKALRLLRDQGITFQHTLIGDGDDREKILALIGELGLTDCCRWLGTLPHEKVLAHYRAADLFVLGCEQAANGDRDGIPNVFTEAMAMGVPVVSTRVSAIPELIRDGETGLLVSPGHPGAMAEAMLRLLRDTGLRKHIIRAAGALVRREFDNRKLIQALGAIYRNEQPLLQNRA
- a CDS encoding glycosyltransferase family 4 protein, which gives rise to MRIAFYAPFKPLGHPHPSGDRVIASGLYHFLAGRGHDIRTVSRMRTRWIYRKPWQWPGVIREYRRSRRQIIRNRPDLWLTYHTYYKAPDVLGPYVARQSGIPYVIFQGIFSTKRRKKLNTLPGYLLNTHALRSARHVFTNRLEDLKNLRRLLPESRLSHIGPGIFPEDFRSDPRARDALRRAWGVGDEPVVLSAAMFRPDVKTEGLAWVIRSCARLMQRGLRFHLVVAGDGKERRRLAALARPCAGRIRFVGKVPRAEMHRFYSAGDLFAFPGIRESLGMVFLESQSCGLPVVAFDNGGIPEVVADRKTGFLVPPFDEDLFDHTLEVLILNKELRRDMGRKARRHVRNLHDLNRNYRQMERVLHQISGEKYHEPS
- a CDS encoding glutaminyl-peptide cyclotransferase translates to MRTDSGIRTVKRILALGCCLCLISGPVLSADAPGVQRFGYQIVHVFPHDPDAWTQGLAWSDGFLYEGTGRYGHSSVRRICPRTGKILSRHRLNDQFYGEGLALFRNRLYQLTWHSKTGFVYDRADLRLIRRFSYDTQGWGLAHDGQHLILSNGSAVLRFLEPSRFREVRRITVRENGQPVRRLNELEYVAGRIYANVWKTDRVVIIAPDSGQVVGKIDLTGLLEVGERGGRQPDVLNGIAYDAAGRRLFVTGKYWPSVFEIRPVPLAP
- the ptsP gene encoding phosphoenolpyruvate--protein phosphotransferase, which encodes MTRKKHDHFDLLCNISDLSNLVAESQDIEGFLRRAVELVSRHLEANVCSIYLHDENSGELVLKSTLGLNQGAVGVIRMKPGEGLVGTTFEQLRPIRESFASCNPLFKYFEEADEDRFESFLAVPIQRGVQKIGVMVVQHEKTDYFTEADVMALRASASQLASAIENARLLMDLYEATGKSPEEIRILENLRFIRGKTASDGYAVGPATIFRKSHGALLSGRSDGCTLYTQADFHAAVRKTSDQLMALQTRLAERLPESASLIFTAHFMILKDPKFVNKIEDHIEKGVPAPDAVRAVARHYISIFSSSPQAYIREKANDMEDLAGRILRNLHWHETEEAARPDKGTVVIAAELYPSEILKMASEDIRGIILVKGGITSHVSILARSLKIPLVIADDPRLMDLPEGTPVLIDGGLGAVCVNPDKEMVRQIEEQQKIGEAAGLSQKPLCEMTQTRDGVRVRLLVNINLLSELKTATDLNAEGIGLYRTEFPFIVRPTFPSEEEQYVVYRRLFEGMAGRLVSIRTLDVGGDKVLAYSNITSGDNPELGLRSIRFSLYHRNLFKQQLRAILRAAAGADHPRIMFPMISSIDEFREARQIVCECIDELAQEKLAHHPDPAIGIMVEVPSVVEIIDGLAREADFFSIGTNDFVQYTLAVDRTNEKVAQYYRPWHPAVLRGLARIVRAAVSAGTDVSVCGEMGHEPEYIPFLIGIGIRTLSVDPGSLLAVHEQIRGLPLADAEVYAQDLLAEETLGAVSGLLGRYARGSGDAH
- a CDS encoding glycosyltransferase family protein translates to MARSSTYNILMYSHDTYGLGHIRRTMAIAENLRASDINILILTGSPIAGRFSFPEQIDFVRIPGMIKKTNEEYLPLSIKINPRHALDIRKNIITTTAKTFRPHLFIVDKEPLGLKKEVLPTLQWMRRCMPGTRTILGLRDIMDDAATVRKSWEKKQIYKVLNDLYSEIWVYGIREFYDPITEYAIPEAVSRKMCFTGYIPRKVPQPDEVAKERRRNCIREDQKLVVVTTGGGGDGYPVMDAWLSMLESVPPPVAFKSVLITGPFMPRSERKKVFRRARKLGVRAFHFYRQMEKILSAADLVISMGGYNTLCELLSQKTVTLLIPRETPRREQLIRAQSFHRQHLIDYIPWNRLSPEALNRKVTRLLEHPEPWQEAISRFQMTGLDVMRQRLRAFRNKEI
- a CDS encoding RNA-guided endonuclease InsQ/TnpB family protein, which produces MEFVIRRAYKYRVYPTKAQISNVENQFSMCRHLYNRSLAERTDAYEKDGTAISYNQQQNSLPELKKERPWYKGVYSQVLQDVLRRLDKGCQAFFRRVRTGGKPGFPKFRKRGQWNSITYPQYRKRPDSVITVPKIGRVRLVYHRQLPEDARVKTLTITREAGKWFACFPAEFPFTAEPEQGLTDPIGTDLGLIDFFYASDGSHVPVPKHLRKKEKQLKRLQRRLAKSEKRSEKYHRILKAVRKCHYRITCRRSDFLHKTASGLLKKSGLIFYEDLRISDMMRRPKPKQDEDGKYLPNNASAKAGLNKSISDAGWGRFPDILKYKALHLGKKTLAVPPQYTSQTCSACGKIVKKSLSVRTHRCACGFVANRDLSAALNILRIGMDTLQAPT